Proteins co-encoded in one Gemmatimonadota bacterium genomic window:
- a CDS encoding NADP-dependent malic enzyme produces MASSRREALEYHSTGSPGKIEVVPTKSVSTQRDLTLAYSPGVAEPCREIAERPDDVFKYTARGNLVAVVSNGTAVLGLGNIGPLAAKPVMEGKGVLFKRFAGIDVFDLEVDAREAEDVIRFCEMLGPTVGGINLEDIAAPECFVIERTLRETLDIPVFHDDQHGTAIIAAAAFLNALDLVDKKVEDVRVVFSGAGASALSTASHLRRLGASPENIVLCDSRGVIHNGRDSGMNEYKEPFAVATEARTLEESLVGADVFIGLSVKGIVSPEMVRSMARDPIIFALANPDPEILPEEARAVRGDAIIATGRSDYPNQVNNVLGFPFIFRGALDVRARGINEEMMLAATLALAELARQEVPEAVRGAYSDNDLRFGRDYLIPKPFDHRVLFYVAPAVAAAAIRSGLARKALDLAEYRDSLHALLGPGRALMSATRARARARPARVVFPEGHNVNVIRAASELAAEGACRPVLLGRPPRVAEKAEWMGLDMSGVEVVYAAEMKAERRRYADELYRKRARKGLTLAEARWNLFKPVYFGLSMLQDGAADAMVAGIEAKYSEVLRSALHVVGSEEGIDRVSGLHVIALRNRDLVFLADTTVNIDPDAETLRDIAVQTATFVRRLGVTPRVAMVTFSNFGSVRHEESLKMARAVELVRAADPELEIDGEMQADTAVDQAKLENIYQFTHLSGPANVLIFSRLSAANAAYKLLDRLGGADSIGPILLGMAKPLHILERGCSVQHIVNLATIATVDWQTRARSIDNTTDV; encoded by the coding sequence ATGGCAAGCAGCCGCAGAGAGGCGCTCGAATACCACAGCACCGGAAGCCCGGGCAAGATCGAGGTCGTGCCGACCAAGTCGGTCTCGACTCAGCGCGACCTCACGCTGGCCTACTCGCCGGGCGTGGCGGAGCCCTGCCGCGAGATCGCCGAAAGGCCCGATGACGTGTTCAAGTACACCGCTCGCGGCAATCTGGTGGCGGTGGTGTCGAACGGAACCGCGGTCCTGGGCTTGGGAAACATCGGGCCGCTGGCGGCCAAGCCGGTCATGGAAGGCAAGGGCGTGCTCTTCAAGCGCTTCGCCGGTATCGACGTCTTCGATCTCGAGGTGGACGCCCGCGAAGCCGAGGACGTGATCCGCTTCTGCGAGATGCTGGGCCCCACAGTCGGGGGAATCAACCTGGAGGACATCGCCGCCCCCGAGTGCTTCGTGATCGAGCGCACGCTCCGGGAGACTCTCGACATCCCGGTCTTCCACGACGATCAGCACGGCACGGCGATCATCGCGGCGGCGGCGTTCCTCAACGCGCTGGACCTCGTGGACAAGAAGGTGGAGGACGTGCGAGTCGTCTTCAGCGGGGCGGGGGCCTCGGCGCTCTCCACCGCGTCCCACCTGCGCCGGCTGGGAGCCTCTCCCGAGAACATCGTGCTCTGCGACTCGCGGGGCGTGATCCACAACGGGCGCGACTCGGGCATGAACGAGTACAAGGAGCCCTTCGCCGTCGCCACCGAGGCGAGGACCCTGGAAGAGAGCCTCGTCGGCGCGGACGTGTTCATCGGTCTCTCGGTCAAGGGGATAGTCTCACCCGAGATGGTCCGATCGATGGCTCGCGACCCGATCATCTTCGCTCTTGCGAACCCCGATCCCGAGATCCTCCCGGAGGAGGCGAGGGCGGTGCGCGGCGACGCCATCATCGCCACCGGACGTTCGGACTACCCGAACCAGGTAAACAACGTCCTCGGTTTTCCCTTCATCTTCCGGGGCGCTCTCGATGTCCGGGCGCGCGGGATCAACGAGGAGATGATGCTCGCCGCCACTCTCGCTCTGGCGGAGCTTGCGCGTCAGGAGGTGCCGGAGGCGGTACGGGGCGCCTACTCCGACAACGACCTCCGCTTCGGCCGGGACTATCTGATCCCGAAGCCCTTCGACCACAGGGTCCTCTTCTATGTGGCGCCCGCCGTCGCCGCAGCGGCCATCCGCAGCGGACTCGCCCGCAAGGCGCTGGACCTGGCGGAGTACCGCGACAGCCTGCACGCCCTTCTGGGGCCCGGTCGCGCCCTGATGAGCGCCACCCGCGCCCGCGCCCGCGCCAGACCGGCTCGGGTCGTCTTTCCGGAGGGTCACAACGTGAACGTGATCCGCGCGGCTTCCGAGCTCGCGGCCGAGGGCGCCTGCCGTCCAGTCCTGCTGGGCAGGCCCCCCCGGGTGGCGGAGAAGGCGGAGTGGATGGGTCTCGACATGTCCGGTGTCGAAGTGGTCTACGCTGCCGAGATGAAAGCCGAGAGGCGCAGGTACGCCGACGAGCTTTACCGGAAGCGCGCTCGCAAGGGGCTGACCCTCGCCGAGGCCAGATGGAACCTCTTCAAACCGGTATATTTCGGCCTGTCCATGCTCCAGGACGGCGCCGCCGACGCAATGGTGGCGGGGATCGAGGCGAAGTACAGCGAGGTCCTGCGCTCCGCGCTGCACGTGGTGGGATCCGAAGAGGGCATCGACCGCGTCTCGGGGCTGCACGTGATCGCGTTGCGGAATCGGGATCTCGTTTTTCTGGCCGACACCACGGTCAACATCGACCCCGACGCCGAGACTCTGCGCGACATCGCGGTGCAGACGGCGACCTTCGTCAGAAGGCTGGGCGTTACTCCCCGGGTCGCTATGGTTACATTCTCCAACTTCGGATCGGTGCGTCACGAGGAGTCTCTGAAGATGGCGAGGGCCGTGGAGCTCGTACGCGCGGCGGATCCGGAACTGGAGATCGACGGCGAGATGCAGGCGGACACCGCCGTGGATCAGGCGAAATTAGAGAACATCTATCAATTCACCCATCTGAGCGGACCTGCCAACGTCCTCATCTTTTCACGACTTTCCGCCGCCAACGCCGCCTACAAGCTTCTCGACCGCCTCGGAGGAGCCGACTCGATCGGCCCGATTCTGTTGGGGATGGCCAAGCCGCTCCACATTCTCGAACGGGGTTGTTCGGTCCAGCACATCGTGAACCTGGCGACGATCGCGACAGTCGACTGGCAGACCCGCGCGAGATCAATCGACAACACCACCGATGTCTGA
- a CDS encoding CoA-acylating methylmalonate-semialdehyde dehydrogenase — protein sequence MEYAANYIDGSWRRSGGGTLAVTNPATGEEIGRTPLSSAAEVDLAVQAARDAFPSWRATPAPERARTLFRLKALLDEHHDELARRLTVEHGKPVAETWGEIRRGIENVEHACGVPTLMMGDTVEGVAAGIDSATWRQPIGVFGVVTPYNFPVMIPLWFWPYAVATGNTVVLKPSEQDPLTHQRVTALAEEAGLPAGVLNVVHGDRTCVEAICDHPDVAGVSFVGSSAAAGAVYARAARSGKRVQALGGAKNHLIVLPDADLDRASEACSASIFGSTGQRCLAGSVIVGVGDAHAPLRERFLDHAASIRLGDGLEPETGMGPVISEAHRARVQGYIDRAEAEGAGLALDGRSATVAGLESGYWLGPTVFEQVRPESELGSEEVFGPVAALNRADSVDAALEMLGRSSHGNACSIFTTSGKEAREFRYRAGISMIGVNVGVAAPMAFFPFGGARASFYGDLKAQGRDAVSFYTDQRVVIERW from the coding sequence ATGGAATACGCCGCCAACTACATCGACGGATCCTGGCGCAGGTCCGGCGGCGGGACGCTGGCGGTCACAAATCCGGCCACCGGGGAGGAGATAGGAAGGACCCCGCTCTCTTCGGCTGCCGAGGTGGACCTGGCGGTGCAGGCGGCCAGGGATGCGTTTCCCTCCTGGCGCGCCACCCCCGCCCCGGAGAGGGCGCGGACGCTCTTCCGCCTCAAGGCCCTCCTCGACGAGCATCACGACGAGCTCGCGCGCCGACTCACGGTCGAGCACGGCAAGCCCGTGGCGGAGACCTGGGGCGAGATCCGGCGGGGCATCGAGAACGTCGAACACGCCTGCGGCGTCCCGACCCTGATGATGGGCGACACCGTGGAGGGCGTCGCGGCGGGGATCGACTCCGCCACCTGGCGACAGCCCATCGGTGTTTTCGGCGTGGTCACGCCCTACAACTTCCCGGTGATGATCCCGCTCTGGTTCTGGCCGTACGCGGTGGCGACCGGCAACACCGTCGTTCTCAAGCCGAGCGAGCAGGATCCGCTCACCCACCAGCGCGTGACCGCGCTCGCCGAGGAGGCTGGGCTGCCCGCCGGCGTGCTGAACGTGGTCCATGGCGACCGGACCTGCGTGGAGGCGATCTGCGACCATCCGGACGTGGCCGGCGTCTCCTTCGTCGGTTCGAGCGCCGCGGCGGGGGCGGTCTACGCCCGAGCCGCCCGCAGCGGGAAGCGGGTCCAGGCCCTCGGCGGAGCCAAGAATCATCTGATCGTGCTTCCCGACGCCGATCTCGACCGGGCCTCCGAGGCCTGCTCGGCTTCGATCTTCGGTTCGACCGGGCAGCGCTGCCTGGCGGGGAGCGTGATAGTCGGCGTTGGAGATGCGCACGCTCCGCTCCGTGAACGCTTCCTGGACCACGCGGCCTCCATCCGCCTGGGCGACGGTCTGGAACCTGAGACCGGCATGGGTCCCGTCATCTCGGAGGCGCACCGGGCGCGCGTGCAAGGCTACATCGACCGAGCGGAGGCCGAGGGAGCCGGCCTCGCCCTCGACGGCAGAAGCGCGACGGTGGCGGGTCTGGAGTCGGGCTACTGGCTTGGCCCCACCGTCTTCGAGCAGGTCAGACCGGAGAGCGAGCTGGGATCGGAGGAGGTCTTCGGGCCGGTCGCGGCGCTCAATCGGGCCGACTCCGTCGACGCCGCGCTGGAAATGCTCGGCCGGAGCAGCCACGGCAACGCTTGTTCGATATTCACGACGAGCGGGAAGGAGGCGCGCGAGTTCCGTTACCGCGCCGGAATCTCCATGATCGGGGTCAACGTCGGCGTGGCGGCTCCCATGGCCTTTTTCCCGTTCGGCGGGGCCCGGGCGAGCTTCTACGGAGACCTGAAGGCGCAGGGAAGGGACGCGGTGTCGTTCTATACCGATCAGCGGGTGGTGATCGAACGCTGGTGA
- the pckA gene encoding phosphoenolpyruvate carboxykinase (ATP), whose translation MSELDPNTLAPGLAPSKGVHARRSTAELCELALIRGEGRLTDMGAFAAVTEPHTGRSPNDRFIVRDDATDGAVGWGAHNRPCSVDGARALREDLIAHLARRPLVVHDARAGAHPGHAVGVRLITESAWHAMFARNMFLRLAAAELADFVPDFTILHAPSLQASPERHDTASETAIVTDFTNREVLIAGTRYAGEIKKSIFAVLNFLLPDEGVLPMHCSANVGLEKGDAALFFGLSGTGKTTLSADPARGLIGDDEHGWGPDGIFNFEGGCYAKTIDLSERTEPEIFRASRRFGTILENVALNGSRAANFDDRSITENTRASYPVHFIENAIEPSRAGHPRNVVFLTADAFGVLPPISRLSPDQAMYHFLSGYTAKVAGTERGVTEPTATFSACFGAPFMPRPPARYAAMLGELLANHGADVWLINTGWTGGGYGVGSRVALPYTRAMVDAALSGALRVGSFRVDEVFGVAVPRAVPDVPADILTPRATWSDPAAYDAAAGRLARMFHDNFERFRDEVADGVAGAGPKPS comes from the coding sequence ATGTCTGAGCTAGACCCGAACACGCTGGCGCCCGGACTGGCGCCTTCCAAAGGGGTACACGCACGCCGGAGCACGGCCGAGCTCTGCGAGCTGGCTCTCATCCGAGGAGAGGGCCGCCTTACCGACATGGGAGCCTTCGCCGCCGTCACCGAGCCGCATACGGGCCGGTCGCCGAACGATCGCTTCATCGTCCGAGACGACGCCACCGACGGCGCTGTGGGCTGGGGAGCCCACAACCGACCATGTTCGGTCGACGGAGCCCGGGCGTTGCGCGAGGACCTGATCGCCCATCTGGCTCGACGTCCGCTGGTCGTCCATGACGCCCGGGCCGGAGCGCATCCCGGACATGCGGTGGGAGTGCGGTTGATCACCGAGAGCGCTTGGCACGCGATGTTCGCGCGCAACATGTTTCTGCGTCTGGCAGCAGCCGAACTCGCCGATTTCGTCCCTGACTTCACCATCCTGCACGCGCCTTCGCTCCAGGCCTCTCCGGAGCGGCACGACACGGCGTCGGAGACGGCTATCGTCACGGACTTCACGAACAGGGAGGTGCTGATCGCGGGGACGCGGTACGCCGGCGAGATCAAGAAGTCGATCTTCGCGGTCCTCAACTTCCTTCTTCCCGACGAGGGCGTGCTGCCCATGCACTGCTCGGCCAACGTGGGGCTGGAAAAGGGCGACGCGGCTCTCTTCTTCGGCCTCTCCGGTACGGGGAAGACGACTCTGTCCGCCGATCCGGCTCGTGGTCTCATCGGCGACGACGAGCACGGCTGGGGCCCGGACGGGATCTTCAATTTCGAGGGCGGATGCTACGCCAAGACCATCGATCTTTCCGAAAGGACCGAGCCCGAGATCTTCCGGGCATCGCGCAGGTTCGGGACCATCCTGGAGAACGTGGCGCTCAACGGATCGCGCGCCGCGAATTTCGACGACCGCTCCATCACCGAGAACACTCGGGCCTCGTACCCGGTGCACTTCATCGAGAATGCGATCGAGCCTTCCCGGGCCGGTCACCCCCGGAACGTCGTCTTCCTTACGGCGGACGCCTTCGGGGTCCTGCCGCCCATCTCCCGACTGAGCCCCGACCAGGCCATGTACCACTTCCTCTCCGGTTACACCGCCAAGGTCGCGGGCACCGAGCGAGGAGTGACCGAACCTACCGCCACCTTCAGCGCCTGCTTCGGCGCGCCCTTCATGCCGAGACCGCCGGCCCGGTATGCGGCCATGCTCGGGGAGCTGCTCGCGAACCACGGCGCTGACGTCTGGCTCATCAATACCGGCTGGACCGGGGGCGGATACGGGGTCGGAAGCAGGGTCGCCCTACCGTACACCCGCGCGATGGTCGATGCGGCGCTGTCCGGGGCGCTCCGGGTCGGGTCGTTCCGCGTGGACGAGGTCTTCGGCGTCGCCGTTCCCAGGGCGGTCCCGGACGTTCCGGCGGATATCCTCACCCCCCGCGCCACCTGGTCCGATCCTGCCGCGTATGACGCAGCCGCGGGTCGGCTTGCCCGGATGTTCCACGACAACTTCGAGCGCTTCCGGGACGAGGTGGCGGACGGGGTGGCCGGGGCGGGGCCCAAACCGAGCTGA